From Chiloscyllium plagiosum isolate BGI_BamShark_2017 chromosome 47, ASM401019v2, whole genome shotgun sequence, the proteins below share one genomic window:
- the LOC122544245 gene encoding poliovirus receptor homolog has product MRNQSLLDGSIRIKALETQDEGNYTCDLTTFPQGKLRKAAHLTILVVPTNIATSVPAKAGLSEVPVAQCIAAFGNPAADISWKSSLHGNHTTVQTANSNGTVNVDSLYKMNPRRSDNGQTVTCFITHSATGSSNTYRIQLEIHYPPEVTITGYDQTWSENSRNVTVTCNADANPPVTTYTWRGLPEGSCQLCDNALSIETME; this is encoded by the exons ATGAGAAACCAATCTCTCCTGGATGGATCAATCCGAATAAAAGCGTTGGAAACGCAGGATGAGGGGAATTATACATGTGACCTCACAACATTCCCTCAGGGAAAACTGAGAAAAGCAGCCCATTTAACGATTCTAG TGGTTCCCACCAACATAGCGACATCGGTCCCAGCAAAGGCTGGACTCTCAGAGGTCCCTGTGGCTCAGTGTATTGCAGCCTTTGGGAACCCAGCAGCAGATATCAGCTGGAAATCCAGTCTCCATGGGAACCACACCACCGTCCAGACGGCCAACAGCAACGGGACAGTGAATGTTGACAGCCTGTACAAGATGAACCCACGTCGTTCAGACAATGGTCAAACAGTGACCTGTTTTATCACTCACTCAGCAACAGGCAGCAGCAATACATACCGCATACAACTGGAGATCCACT ATCCACCAGAGGTGACCATAACAGGATATGATCAGACCTGGAGTGAAAACAGCCGCAATGTTACTGTGACATGTAACGCAGATGCCAATCCTCCAGTGACAACGTACACATGGCGAGGGT taccag